In Rutidosis leptorrhynchoides isolate AG116_Rl617_1_P2 chromosome 2, CSIRO_AGI_Rlap_v1, whole genome shotgun sequence, one genomic interval encodes:
- the LOC139889871 gene encoding uncharacterized protein, whose translation MGFMGFGEKWIKLINACLTSTSISVLVNGSPTEQFFSKRGVRQGDPLSPFLFIIASEGLNYLLNLAIKRNLISGVEVGRDKVVVSHLQYADDTIIFGKWNKIEVRNTLKIFKCFEDLSRLKINLHRGCAYGIGTIKEELSLLASWFGCKEGSFPFNYLGLPIGENLRSQKSWKPVYDKFKNRLSDWKAKSISFGGRLTLIKSVLNSLPLYYFSLFKVPLSVIKELEGQGKETSFWDESWCGEECFHTAFPRLFRLELNKTATVANRIGWAEGSAVFKWEWACEPKWRASSELSKLCDIISSYTTSGKSNDAWTWKYENNGIYTTKSLTSILHGLAVASRVTPEPTILNKLVPQKIDIFIWRAAKNKLPVRSELDKRGIDLHSTKCPVCDEDIETLHHTLISCKIAREVWDLIRRWWKLDRLLINNTSDLAKALNPKFINPLYASFWQAIVWVTCYFPLKNRNDHVFRNNPLCPSKIVSDIQSKSFEWINCRGKKVRLECLSWFTDPLASIINAKSNEEIG comes from the exons ATGGGTTTTATGGGTTTCGGGGAAAAATGGATCAAATTGATCAACGCTTGTCTTACATCCACCTCTATTTCCGTGCTAGTCAATGGCTCCCCAACCGAGCAATTTTTTTCGAAAAGAGGAGTAAGACAAGGCGATCCACTATCGCCCTTTCTTTTCATCATTGCTAGTGAAGGTCTTAACTACCTTCTTAATTTAGCAATAAAAAGAAATTTAATAAGTGGTGTCGAGGTTGGTCGGGATAAAGTTGTCGTGTCTCATTTACAATACGCCGATGACACGATTATTTTCGGGAAATGGAACAAAATAGAAGTTAGAAACACCTTAAAAATCTTTAAATGTTTTGAAGACTTATCAAGGCTAAAAATAAATTTACACAGAGGTTGTGCTTACGGTATTGGAACCATAAAAGAAGAATTAAGTTTGTTAGCATCTTGGTTTGGATGCAAAGAGGGTTCTTTCCCGTTTAACTACCTTGGGCTCCCGATAGGTGAAAATTTAAGATCACAAAAAAGTTGGAAACCCGTCTATGATAAATTCAAAAATCGTTTATCGGATTGGAAAGCAAAATCTATTTCTTTTGGAGGAAGACTCACACTAATCAAGTCGGTCTTAAATAGTCTTCCTCTTTATTACTTCTCGCTTTTCAAGGTCCCTCTTAGTGTTATAAAAGAATTAGAAG GTCAAGGAAAAGAAACTAGCTTTTGGGACGAATCGTGGTGTGGCGAAGAATGTTTTCACACTGCATTCCCAAGATTATTCAGGCTTGAGCTAAATAAAACCGCCACCGTCGCTAATAGAATTGGCTGGGCCGAGGGTTCTGCTGTATTTAAATGGGAATGGGCCTGTGAGCCAAAATGGCGTGCATCCAGTGAGTTGTCAAAATTATGTGATATTATTTCAAGCTATACAACTTCTGGAAAGTCTAATGATGCATGGACTTGGAAGTACGAAAACAATGGAATTTATACTACCAAGTCTCTCACGTCCATCTTACATGGACTTGCTGTTGCTTCTAGGGTCACTCCCGAGCCTACAATCCTCAACAAACTTGTGCCTCAAAAAATTGATATTTTCATATGGAGAGCCGCAAAAAATAAATTACCCGTACGTTCCGAACTAGATAAGCGTGGCATAGACTTACACTCTACTAAATGTCCGGTATGTGACGAGGATATCGAGACACTTCATCATACTCTCATCTCATGTAAGATCGCAAGGGAAGTGTGGGATTTGATCCGAAGATGGTGGAAACTTGATCGCCTTCTGATTAACAACACCTCTGACCTTGCAAAAGCTCTTAACCCAAAATTTATAAATCCATTGTATGCTTCCTTTTGGCAAGCGATTGTATGGGTTACGTGTTATTTTCCTTTGAAAAACCGAAATGATCATGTTTTTCGGAATAATCCCCTTTGCCCTTCAAAGATTGTTTCCGACATCCAATCAAAAAGTTTCGAATGGATCAATTGTCGTGGAAAGAAAGTTCGCTTAGAATGCCTAAGTTG